From a single Pseudobutyrivibrio xylanivorans genomic region:
- a CDS encoding PolC-type DNA polymerase III: protein MDQMGFYEVFPNMNAENDLATALSDATVTKVSTGRSKDDIRIYVTFNTLIPKRRIWHLEKSIKKQFFPNNGVSIRILEDFDLSSQYTPENLISSYNDSILEELEDRSALLFNIYKKADVDITEDGKLKVTIEDTVIGREKEAELFDLLHTIICRRCHLDVPIIFDYKEPVKSKYLENAKLEIENRIKAINARTFAAEDKDESKSESIDTSAKDSSSKQTDEPEKVEKKFVRPLKKTDDPDVIMGSEIIENATPMEEINGELLGPIVIRGQLTALEFRETKKGGYFGTGSMTDFTDSISVKFFFSDAEQGREFESGLKVGGFYKVQGKLDEDIYSKELTVGRITCVQKIKDFRVVRTDTAVEKRVELHCHTKMSEFDGVSEITSIISRAKDWGHKALAITDHGVVQAFCDADHMKGLGDFKVIYGCEIYLVDDTKRPVTNPKGQSLRDQYVVFDIETTGVNPRTSKIIEIGAVKIKDGEVIDKFSEFINPQVPISYKTTELTSITDDMVIGAPTIDVILPKFMDFCKDSILVAHNAIFDTAFIKHNCHLLGLEYDFTHVDTMEVARYLHPNNARFNLDAVCKMENVVNEHHHRAIADAEVTAKIFLNFINKLEAEQTFDLSDLNAKAKPTADQIKKMRAHHCIVLAKNDLGRINLYRLVSESHLKYFARYPRVPKSLLTELREGLIIGSACEAGELYGAIIDGRDDSEIARIASYYDYLEIQPVGNNDFMIRSDKYEDINSVKDLQEINKQIVGLGEEFNKPVVATCDVHFLDPEDEVYRRIIMANKGFDDADQQAPLYLHSTTEMLEEFSYLGMAKAHEVVIENTNMIADMCEYIHPVRPDKCPPVIEHSEEDLRRICETRAHEVYGPELPEIVSARLERELNSIIGNGYSVMYIIAQKLVWKSNEDGYLVGSRGSVGSSFAATMAGITEVNPLPPHYRCPNCFYVDFDGPEVQEIVNQGLSGVDMPDKICPKCGKPLAKDGFDIPFETFLGFKGDKEPDIDLNFSNEYQSKAHKYTEVIFGEGQTFKAGTVSTLADKNAVGYVLKYFEKRDVRKRRAENERIAKGIEGVKSTTGQHPGGVVVLPNGEDICSFTPVQHPANKDTDIVTTHFDYHKIDANLLKLDILGHLDPTMIKRLEDLTGIDATTIPFDDKGVMSLFQSTEALGITPDDIMGTPLGTLGIPEFGTDFAMQMLVEAKPQYFTDLVRIAGLAHGTDVWLGNAQDLILSGTATITEAICTRDDIMVYLIHKGLDPAESFTIMERVRKGVVAKGKCDEWPTYKQHMQEHGVPDWYIGSCEKIKYMFPKAHAAAYVMMAWRVAYCKINYPLAYYAAFFSIRAGGFDYEKCCQGKARAEQEIKTLKAMANPSATDKDILIALRLVQEMYARGFDFLPMDLYQSDSRYFKIVDGKILPPFNSLPGMGDKAAEQLQIAASQGKFLSLDDIKERGKVSQTILDKMVELGIIKDLPQSNQLSIFDFT, encoded by the coding sequence ATGGATCAAATGGGATTTTATGAAGTATTCCCAAATATGAATGCTGAGAACGACCTTGCTACAGCCCTTAGTGACGCCACTGTCACTAAGGTCAGCACAGGTCGTTCTAAAGATGATATAAGGATATATGTTACTTTCAATACTCTAATTCCTAAGCGCCGCATTTGGCACTTGGAAAAGTCAATAAAGAAACAGTTTTTCCCTAATAATGGAGTATCAATTCGTATTCTTGAGGATTTCGACCTCTCAAGTCAGTACACTCCTGAGAATTTAATATCTTCATATAATGACAGTATTTTAGAAGAGCTAGAGGATAGAAGTGCTCTTCTTTTTAACATATACAAAAAAGCTGATGTTGATATCACAGAGGATGGTAAGCTTAAGGTTACAATCGAGGACACTGTTATTGGTCGTGAGAAAGAGGCAGAGCTTTTTGACCTGCTTCACACCATCATTTGCAGACGCTGCCATTTAGATGTTCCAATTATTTTTGATTATAAAGAGCCTGTTAAATCAAAATACTTGGAGAATGCCAAGCTTGAGATTGAAAATAGAATAAAGGCTATTAATGCCAGAACCTTCGCTGCAGAGGATAAGGATGAGTCTAAGTCTGAAAGTATTGATACTTCAGCCAAGGATTCAAGTTCTAAACAGACAGATGAGCCTGAAAAGGTAGAAAAGAAATTCGTCAGACCTCTTAAGAAAACTGACGACCCAGATGTAATCATGGGTAGCGAAATTATTGAGAACGCTACTCCTATGGAAGAAATCAACGGTGAGCTTTTAGGTCCAATTGTAATTCGAGGTCAGCTTACAGCTTTAGAGTTCAGAGAGACTAAAAAGGGTGGCTACTTTGGTACTGGTTCCATGACTGATTTTACAGATTCTATTTCTGTAAAGTTTTTCTTCTCAGATGCAGAACAGGGCCGCGAGTTTGAATCCGGTCTTAAGGTAGGCGGTTTCTACAAAGTTCAGGGTAAGCTAGACGAGGACATTTACTCAAAGGAGCTTACTGTTGGCCGCATTACCTGTGTTCAGAAGATTAAGGATTTCAGAGTTGTTCGAACAGATACTGCTGTCGAAAAACGTGTAGAGCTTCATTGTCATACAAAGATGTCTGAATTCGATGGAGTTTCCGAGATTACTTCTATCATTTCTCGAGCAAAGGATTGGGGCCACAAGGCTCTTGCCATTACAGACCATGGCGTTGTTCAGGCTTTTTGTGATGCGGATCATATGAAGGGTCTTGGTGATTTTAAGGTTATTTACGGTTGCGAGATTTATCTTGTAGATGATACAAAGCGTCCTGTCACCAATCCAAAGGGCCAGTCACTTAGGGACCAGTATGTTGTTTTCGATATTGAGACAACCGGTGTAAATCCTAGAACTTCAAAGATTATCGAGATTGGTGCAGTAAAGATTAAAGATGGTGAGGTTATTGATAAATTCTCTGAGTTCATTAATCCTCAAGTGCCTATTTCTTACAAGACAACTGAGCTTACATCAATCACAGATGATATGGTTATTGGTGCGCCTACAATCGATGTTATCCTTCCAAAGTTTATGGATTTTTGTAAGGATTCAATTTTGGTTGCACATAATGCTATTTTTGATACAGCATTTATTAAGCACAATTGTCATCTTCTTGGTTTGGAATACGATTTTACTCATGTGGATACAATGGAGGTTGCCCGTTATCTTCATCCAAACAATGCAAGATTTAATCTTGATGCTGTTTGTAAGATGGAAAATGTTGTTAACGAGCATCATCATCGTGCTATAGCTGATGCTGAGGTTACAGCCAAGATTTTCTTAAACTTTATAAATAAGCTTGAGGCAGAGCAAACCTTTGATCTTTCTGATTTGAATGCAAAGGCAAAACCTACGGCAGATCAGATTAAGAAGATGCGAGCTCATCACTGCATTGTTCTTGCAAAGAATGACTTGGGACGTATCAACCTTTACAGATTGGTTTCTGAGTCTCATTTGAAATATTTTGCCAGATATCCTAGAGTGCCAAAGTCGCTGCTTACTGAGCTGAGAGAGGGCTTAATTATCGGTTCGGCCTGCGAGGCAGGTGAGCTTTATGGGGCCATCATTGATGGTAGGGACGATTCTGAGATTGCCCGTATTGCAAGCTATTATGATTACCTTGAAATTCAGCCAGTTGGCAATAATGACTTCATGATTCGTTCTGACAAATATGAGGATATTAATTCCGTTAAAGATCTTCAGGAAATTAACAAGCAAATTGTTGGCTTAGGTGAAGAGTTTAATAAGCCGGTAGTTGCCACCTGTGACGTGCATTTCCTTGATCCAGAGGATGAGGTTTACCGTCGTATTATCATGGCGAACAAGGGTTTTGATGATGCAGACCAGCAAGCACCTCTTTATCTTCATTCAACAACAGAAATGTTGGAAGAGTTTTCATACCTTGGCATGGCAAAGGCTCACGAGGTAGTAATTGAAAATACGAATATGATTGCGGACATGTGTGAGTATATTCACCCGGTTCGCCCTGATAAATGTCCTCCAGTTATCGAGCATTCCGAGGAGGATTTGCGTCGTATCTGCGAGACAAGAGCACATGAGGTATACGGCCCTGAGCTTCCAGAGATAGTATCAGCCCGCTTGGAGCGTGAACTGAATTCTATTATTGGCAATGGATATTCCGTTATGTACATCATCGCTCAGAAGCTGGTTTGGAAATCAAACGAGGATGGCTATCTGGTTGGTTCCCGTGGTTCTGTTGGTTCTTCCTTTGCAGCTACTATGGCTGGTATCACTGAGGTTAATCCTCTGCCACCACATTATCGCTGTCCAAATTGCTTTTACGTAGATTTTGACGGTCCAGAGGTTCAGGAGATTGTTAACCAGGGACTTTCTGGTGTAGATATGCCGGACAAGATTTGTCCTAAATGTGGTAAGCCTCTTGCAAAGGATGGTTTTGATATTCCTTTCGAGACCTTCCTTGGATTCAAAGGTGACAAGGAGCCTGATATCGATTTGAATTTTTCAAATGAATATCAGTCAAAGGCTCATAAATATACTGAGGTTATTTTCGGTGAAGGACAGACCTTCAAGGCCGGGACAGTTTCAACCCTTGCTGATAAGAACGCCGTTGGATATGTTCTCAAGTATTTTGAAAAGCGTGATGTGAGAAAGCGTCGTGCGGAAAACGAGAGAATAGCAAAGGGTATTGAAGGTGTTAAGTCTACAACTGGTCAGCATCCTGGTGGTGTAGTAGTTCTTCCGAATGGAGAGGATATTTGTTCATTCACACCAGTTCAGCATCCTGCTAACAAGGATACCGATATTGTAACCACTCACTTTGATTATCATAAAATTGATGCCAACCTTCTTAAGCTTGATATCTTAGGGCACCTTGACCCTACAATGATTAAGCGTTTGGAGGATTTGACAGGCATAGATGCTACAACAATTCCTTTTGATGATAAGGGCGTTATGTCATTGTTTCAGAGTACTGAAGCCCTTGGAATAACTCCAGATGACATTATGGGTACCCCACTTGGAACTCTTGGAATCCCAGAGTTTGGTACTGACTTTGCTATGCAGATGCTTGTTGAGGCTAAGCCTCAGTACTTTACTGATTTGGTTCGAATTGCAGGACTTGCCCATGGTACTGACGTATGGTTAGGTAATGCTCAGGACCTTATTCTTAGTGGAACGGCCACTATCACCGAGGCTATTTGTACTCGTGATGATATCATGGTTTATCTTATTCATAAGGGACTTGACCCAGCGGAATCCTTCACTATCATGGAGCGAGTTCGTAAGGGTGTTGTTGCTAAAGGCAAATGTGATGAATGGCCAACCTACAAGCAGCACATGCAGGAGCATGGTGTTCCTGATTGGTACATTGGTTCTTGTGAAAAGATTAAATATATGTTCCCTAAGGCCCATGCTGCAGCCTACGTTATGATGGCTTGGCGTGTTGCCTATTGCAAGATTAATTATCCTCTTGCATATTATGCTGCCTTCTTCTCAATCAGAGCTGGTGGCTTTGATTATGAGAAATGCTGCCAGGGCAAAGCCAGAGCCGAGCAGGAGATTAAGACTCTTAAGGCTATGGCAAATCCATCTGCAACAGATAAGGATATTTTGATTGCTCTAAGACTAGTTCAGGAAATGTATGCCCGTGGTTTTGATTTTTTACCTATGGACCTATACCAATCTGACTCAAGATACTTTAAAATAGTAGATGGAAAGATACTTCCACCGTTTAATTCACTCCCTGGAATGGGTGACAAGGCTGCCGAGCAGCTTCAGATTGCCGCATCACAGGGCAAATTCCTTTCACTTGACGATATAAAGGAAAGAGGAAAGGTTTCACAGACAATACTTGATAAAATGGTTGAACTTGGCATAATCAAGGATTTGCCACAGTCAAATCAGCTATCGATCTTTGATTTTACCTAA
- a CDS encoding DUF5050 domain-containing protein, producing the protein MKIVRRVILIVVFLAVVVGGFVYKYISTMTHFNEPDTNGNTIGNLYGNGLFCEIDDTVYFANPNDGDRLYKMNPDESDIQYVANDSIFYLNADEHYLYYSRNGKKYKDNSQMGFLGVNTDSLCRMDRKSKKVTILDDAICNACALCGNTVIYLRYDAEEATTLYTVKIDATEREQLSKVPLDPRCVVGDKFYYAGVENDHNLHSMNITTKDSSYVSAENLWLPIIMKRDLYFIDLDNKHRVYTVSLGGGTKTGLTSYGAVCYNLNKNYLYYQSLKGNPDGLYMVDLTTGAEFLIAEGQYNNINITSKYVYFRDYYSEATFHVPVGSTSVSLFNPPIKEVDTK; encoded by the coding sequence ATGAAGATAGTTAGAAGAGTCATTTTAATTGTTGTTTTTCTTGCAGTTGTGGTTGGTGGTTTTGTTTACAAATACATCAGTACCATGACCCATTTCAATGAGCCTGATACCAATGGAAACACCATTGGAAATCTTTATGGCAATGGTCTGTTTTGCGAGATTGACGACACGGTTTATTTTGCCAATCCAAATGATGGGGACCGTCTTTACAAGATGAACCCTGACGAATCAGATATTCAATATGTTGCCAATGACTCAATATTCTACCTGAATGCTGACGAGCATTATCTTTATTACAGCCGTAACGGAAAGAAGTATAAAGATAATTCACAAATGGGTTTCCTAGGCGTAAACACAGACAGTTTGTGTCGCATGGATCGCAAGTCTAAAAAGGTTACGATTCTTGATGATGCTATCTGCAACGCATGCGCTCTTTGTGGAAACACAGTGATTTATCTTCGTTATGATGCAGAGGAAGCTACCACTTTATATACTGTAAAGATTGATGCTACGGAGCGTGAACAGCTTAGCAAGGTACCACTTGATCCACGCTGTGTTGTGGGCGATAAGTTTTATTATGCAGGCGTTGAAAATGATCACAATCTTCATTCCATGAACATTACTACCAAGGATTCATCTTATGTCTCAGCTGAGAATCTTTGGCTTCCAATTATCATGAAGCGCGATTTATACTTTATTGATTTGGATAACAAGCATCGTGTTTACACTGTTTCTCTTGGTGGAGGTACCAAGACAGGACTTACCTCCTATGGTGCAGTTTGCTATAATCTGAACAAGAATTATCTCTATTACCAGAGCCTGAAGGGCAATCCTGATGGTTTGTATATGGTTGATTTGACTACAGGAGCAGAGTTTTTAATAGCAGAGGGACAGTATAACAATATAAATATTACAAGCAAATACGTTTATTTCCGGGATTATTATTCTGAGGCAACTTTCCATGTTCCAGTGGGAAGTACCAGCGTTAGCTTATTTAACCCGCCAATTAAAGAAGTAGACACAAAATAA
- the pheA gene encoding prephenate dehydratase: MRDLQDIRVEIDQVDSEILKLFIKRMELACQVAEYKIATGKKVYDKAREDEKLIKLSSYVSDDFSQQSVKELYTQIMSISRKKQFSILRERGVNFDTGFHEVKDFDFSQSTVCFQGVQGAYSQLAMLAFFDDNMKESFHVDLWRDAMDAISSGKADYAVLPIENSLAGSIEENFDLLSEYNVAIIGEQILKIDHALLGVKGSKIEDIKTVYSHPKAIAQCDEYIRTKHIDWDVKNLRNTAMSAQKIRDDGDKTQAAIGSKYNAILYNLDILEEAIQDDKNNETRFIIVSKDKKYRKDADKISLCLEISHEPGSLYRILSNLMFNGINMNRIESRPIKGVNWQYRFFIDIDGNLNDEAVRNALIGLKEECVSIRVLGNY, encoded by the coding sequence ATGAGAGACTTACAAGACATCAGAGTAGAGATTGACCAGGTAGATAGCGAGATTCTAAAGCTTTTCATCAAGCGAATGGAGCTTGCATGTCAGGTGGCAGAGTATAAAATCGCCACAGGAAAAAAGGTGTACGACAAAGCAAGGGAGGATGAGAAGCTTATCAAGCTTTCATCTTATGTTTCCGACGATTTTAGTCAGCAATCTGTCAAGGAACTGTACACACAGATAATGTCTATAAGTCGCAAAAAGCAGTTCTCTATACTCAGAGAGCGTGGAGTTAATTTTGATACAGGCTTTCATGAGGTTAAGGATTTTGATTTTTCTCAGTCAACAGTTTGCTTTCAGGGCGTTCAGGGAGCATATTCACAGCTTGCCATGTTGGCATTTTTTGATGACAACATGAAAGAAAGCTTCCATGTTGATCTTTGGCGTGATGCTATGGATGCTATCAGTTCAGGCAAGGCAGATTATGCAGTTCTTCCAATTGAAAATAGCTTAGCAGGCTCAATCGAAGAAAATTTTGATTTGCTTTCGGAATACAATGTGGCTATTATTGGCGAACAGATTCTAAAGATTGATCATGCTCTTCTTGGTGTTAAAGGCTCTAAGATAGAAGATATCAAAACAGTTTATTCTCATCCGAAGGCTATCGCCCAGTGTGATGAGTACATTCGTACAAAGCATATAGACTGGGATGTTAAGAACCTTCGAAATACAGCCATGAGTGCTCAAAAGATTCGTGACGATGGAGACAAAACTCAGGCTGCAATTGGAAGCAAATATAATGCGATTCTCTATAATTTAGATATTCTTGAGGAAGCAATTCAGGATGACAAGAATAACGAGACTCGCTTCATTATCGTTTCCAAGGATAAGAAATATCGCAAGGATGCTGATAAAATTAGTCTTTGTCTTGAAATTTCCCATGAGCCTGGAAGTCTTTATCGTATACTTTCAAATCTCATGTTTAATGGCATCAATATGAATAGAATCGAATCCCGTCCAATTAAGGGGGTTAATTGGCAGTACAGATTCTTTATTGACATTGATGGAAATCTTAATGATGAAGCGGTTCGAAATGCACTTATTGGCCTGAAGGAGGAATGCGTTAGTATTCGAGTTTTAGGCAATTACTAG
- a CDS encoding HD domain-containing protein, whose product MKLFASIYIGSYETTMKVFEIGKQQKRIKTIDTIKAPSDVVKDVLRYGSIMPETTDKLCKVLNDMKIAIDSYKVDSYSVVAGPNIRQADNSLIVLEQIKQRTGFSIEVLSNSEQRFLGYQAVASTDDFEELINESAVLIDIGGVSLQITLFSKGKIITTQHLSMGTVAVSESIKKLGSSLTSMEQIYEMMYKELEVFKTMFLRDIEPKYMILLGVQVSTIADKISSVTSKKINVEDYLTFLNKINKQYIKRFEEEHDLYLENEYLIEPVVMLYKTLAETLGPKVVVAPGVSVCEGMAYNHCYNKKWLTAKHDFDNDIITAAWSIAKRYDSYQPHLKALFKLSGEIFDAMKKYHGLGKRHRVLMQCIAILHDCGKYISLAEASSCSYTIIMASEILGLSHKEREIIATTVEFNRKPLEPYENLSDRFTTEEYLLILKLLGILKVANALDRSHKQKIKNVSMRVKDRELVITIESNSSLALEKGLFKKNADFFEQIFSIKPVLKENKRL is encoded by the coding sequence ATGAAGCTTTTTGCAAGCATATATATTGGTTCTTACGAGACCACAATGAAGGTCTTTGAAATTGGCAAACAGCAGAAAAGGATTAAAACTATTGATACTATCAAGGCGCCTTCGGATGTGGTGAAGGATGTTTTGCGTTATGGTAGCATTATGCCAGAGACCACTGATAAGCTTTGCAAGGTCCTGAATGATATGAAAATAGCTATCGACAGCTACAAGGTTGATAGCTATTCCGTTGTTGCGGGTCCAAATATTAGACAGGCTGACAATTCACTCATTGTACTTGAGCAGATAAAGCAGCGCACTGGATTTTCCATTGAGGTTCTCTCTAATTCTGAGCAGCGTTTTCTTGGATATCAGGCGGTGGCATCCACAGATGATTTCGAAGAATTAATTAATGAATCTGCGGTTCTTATAGATATAGGTGGCGTTTCGCTACAGATTACCCTGTTTTCAAAAGGAAAGATTATTACGACTCAGCACCTTAGCATGGGTACTGTTGCTGTAAGTGAAAGTATTAAGAAGCTTGGTTCTTCTTTAACTTCTATGGAACAGATTTATGAGATGATGTACAAGGAGCTTGAGGTCTTTAAAACCATGTTTCTTCGTGATATCGAGCCTAAGTATATGATTCTCCTTGGGGTTCAGGTCAGTACCATTGCAGATAAAATTTCAAGTGTAACCTCTAAAAAAATCAATGTGGAGGATTATCTTACATTTTTAAATAAAATCAATAAGCAATATATAAAGCGTTTCGAAGAAGAACATGACCTGTATCTTGAAAATGAATATCTCATTGAGCCTGTGGTTATGCTTTACAAGACTCTTGCTGAGACCCTTGGACCAAAGGTTGTGGTGGCACCTGGTGTATCTGTTTGTGAGGGCATGGCCTATAATCATTGCTATAACAAAAAGTGGCTCACTGCCAAGCATGATTTTGACAATGATATTATCACGGCTGCCTGGTCAATTGCTAAACGATACGATAGCTACCAGCCTCATTTAAAGGCCTTGTTCAAGTTGTCGGGAGAGATTTTTGATGCAATGAAAAAGTATCATGGCCTCGGAAAGAGACACAGGGTTTTGATGCAGTGTATAGCAATTCTTCATGATTGCGGAAAATATATATCACTGGCAGAGGCCTCCAGCTGTTCCTATACAATTATTATGGCTTCGGAAATCCTCGGCCTTAGTCATAAGGAACGAGAGATAATTGCTACTACTGTAGAGTTTAATAGAAAGCCTTTGGAACCATACGAAAATCTATCTGACAGGTTTACCACAGAGGAATACCTGCTTATTTTAAAGCTCCTTGGTATTTTAAAGGTTGCAAATGCTCTTGATCGTTCTCACAAACAGAAAATCAAAAATGTTTCTATGAGGGTAAAGGATAGAGAGCTTGTTATAACAATCGAGTCAAACAGCTCCCTTGCATTGGAAAAGGGATTATTTAAAAAGAATGCAGATTTCTTTGAACAGATTTTTTCTATCAAGCCTGTGCTTAAAGAGAATAAGCGCCTTTAG
- a CDS encoding RNA degradosome polyphosphate kinase: MTRINISDSKYYDNRELSWLKFERRVLNEALVKDLPILERIKFVSITSSNLDEFFMVRVASLKDMEHAGYTKPDIAGMTPTEQLIAINEKTRELVDFQYNTFNKSLMPILRGNGIYLYERYEDLNQEQLKFIDSFFMSQVYPVLTPMAFDASRPFPLIRNKSLNIAALIEKKADTVGVGTKNESDDVEFATVQVPSVLPRFVSLPSDDKNHDCFILLEQIIERNMDKLFLNYNVVAAAPYRIMRNADFSIDEEGAEDLLIEIEKQIKSRQWGEVIRLEVESSINKKLLSILKKNLGVNEIDIYKIKGPIDLTFLMRLYGIEGHSNLRAPSFKPQENPRLRPGEKIFEEIKKGDILLHHPYQTFDPVVDFIAQAAFDPQVLAIKQTLYRVSGNSPIIASLAHAAENGKQVTVLVELKARFDEENNIIWAKKLEKAGCHVIYGLVGLKTHCKIALVVRREEDGIRRYVHLGTGNYNDSTAKLYTDCGMLTCRESYGEDATAVFNMLSGYSEPASWNKLVVAPLWLRDTFVSLIDREIHNAQDGKDALIIAKMNSLCDKGIIEKLYEANNAGVKIHLIIRGICCLRTGIPGVSENIHVSSIVGTYLEHARIFYFYNNGHEDIYMGSADWMPRNLDRRVEIMFPVEDEQLKKQVKHILDVQLSDTLKAYEMTEEGTYVRIKPSRGQKPVGAQDTFCREAKRNNEPEIDFMKKRTFVPILANEVVDE, translated from the coding sequence ATGACACGTATCAATATTTCAGATTCAAAATATTATGATAATCGCGAGCTGAGCTGGCTTAAATTTGAGCGACGCGTTTTGAATGAAGCTCTTGTAAAAGATCTTCCTATTTTGGAACGCATCAAATTTGTTAGCATAACATCCTCAAATCTTGATGAGTTTTTTATGGTTCGTGTGGCATCGTTAAAGGATATGGAGCACGCTGGCTATACCAAGCCTGATATTGCTGGGATGACTCCTACAGAGCAGCTTATCGCAATCAATGAAAAAACCAGAGAGCTTGTAGATTTCCAGTACAACACCTTTAATAAATCTCTGATGCCAATTCTTCGGGGAAATGGCATTTATTTATATGAGCGATATGAGGATTTGAATCAGGAGCAGCTGAAGTTTATAGATTCATTTTTTATGAGCCAGGTTTATCCGGTCCTTACGCCGATGGCTTTTGATGCCTCAAGGCCGTTTCCCCTTATTCGCAATAAGTCTCTTAATATTGCAGCACTTATTGAAAAAAAGGCTGACACGGTGGGTGTTGGAACTAAAAATGAAAGTGATGACGTGGAGTTTGCCACTGTTCAGGTGCCTTCTGTGCTTCCGCGTTTTGTTTCTCTGCCATCAGATGACAAGAATCATGATTGTTTCATCCTCTTGGAGCAGATAATTGAGCGTAACATGGATAAGCTTTTCCTTAATTATAATGTAGTTGCCGCGGCTCCATATCGTATTATGAGAAATGCGGATTTTTCCATCGATGAAGAGGGCGCAGAGGATTTGCTTATCGAAATTGAAAAGCAGATCAAGTCCCGTCAGTGGGGCGAAGTTATTCGTCTTGAGGTTGAATCCTCTATTAATAAAAAGCTCCTTTCAATTTTGAAAAAGAATCTTGGAGTAAATGAGATTGATATATATAAAATCAAAGGCCCAATTGATTTGACATTTCTTATGAGGCTATATGGAATTGAGGGGCATTCAAATCTTCGTGCACCTAGCTTTAAACCACAGGAAAATCCGCGATTGAGACCTGGTGAGAAGATTTTTGAAGAGATAAAAAAGGGTGATATTCTTTTGCATCATCCATATCAGACCTTTGATCCAGTGGTGGATTTTATTGCTCAGGCAGCATTTGATCCACAGGTTCTTGCTATCAAGCAGACCCTTTATCGTGTCAGCGGAAATTCGCCTATTATTGCAAGTCTTGCCCATGCAGCTGAAAATGGCAAGCAGGTTACTGTACTAGTAGAGCTGAAGGCTCGATTTGACGAGGAAAATAATATTATCTGGGCAAAGAAGCTTGAAAAAGCAGGCTGCCATGTTATTTATGGACTTGTAGGATTAAAGACTCATTGTAAGATAGCTTTAGTTGTCCGCCGAGAGGAGGATGGCATCAGACGTTACGTGCATCTTGGCACAGGAAATTATAATGATTCTACAGCTAAGCTCTATACTGATTGTGGCATGCTCACTTGTCGCGAGTCCTACGGTGAGGATGCTACTGCTGTATTTAATATGCTATCTGGTTATTCTGAGCCTGCCAGCTGGAACAAGCTTGTTGTTGCACCTCTTTGGCTTCGCGACACCTTTGTCAGCCTTATTGACAGAGAGATTCACAATGCTCAGGACGGCAAGGATGCTTTAATCATTGCAAAGATGAATTCACTTTGTGATAAGGGGATTATAGAGAAGCTTTACGAAGCAAATAATGCCGGGGTAAAGATTCATCTGATTATCCGTGGTATTTGCTGCCTTAGAACTGGAATACCAGGAGTAAGCGAAAATATTCATGTTTCATCCATAGTTGGAACTTATCTGGAACATGCACGCATTTTCTATTTTTATAATAATGGTCACGAGGACATTTATATGGGAAGTGCAGACTGGATGCCTAGAAATCTGGACAGACGCGTGGAAATAATGTTCCCAGTAGAGGATGAGCAGCTGAAGAAGCAGGTTAAGCATATTTTGGATGTTCAGCTTTCGGATACTCTTAAAGCTTACGAGATGACAGAAGAGGGAACCTATGTTAGAATAAAGCCTTCAAGAGGGCAAAAACCTGTCGGTGCGCAGGACACCTTCTGTCGAGAAGCTAAGAGAAATAATGAGCCAGAAATAGATTTCATGAAAAAGAGAACTTTCGTACCGATTCTGGCTAATGAGGTTGTTGATGAGTAA